The following proteins are encoded in a genomic region of Phragmites australis chromosome 9, lpPhrAust1.1, whole genome shotgun sequence:
- the LOC133928464 gene encoding translocase of chloroplast 101, chloroplastic-like, producing the protein MATTTDAARVAPVEDENPAPAAAAEEPKKVEAAAEEEPKKVVADGGEEEEVRLEGKGGGFGSPVADNGEAEADGGGADSGEVKEVQVDEKGESLGAAVAEKEDGDGEAAAAASVVAETPAPAVESKLENGELAEGDAYSVSPDAPEGEEKGELREEQEAGEQGALAVEADDADKVTDDAKLAVAEDEKPEGEKGEEVGAGGGDVGELGSEKEVDEPEDKVAPAAEANGELGGEVEAVDETVAVGGEEAPEESLEKDADVEDEVAKPEPVNEASPVVIDDGSAEKLAPASVDSGLEGSPEKGQNAEDRSSETFALANSDTVLEGSPAKGQNAEDQVATSEAVEDNGESVVADDTDDILSRELAPESSKENNGDEEAEGGATEVVDREEEAGDDDIVEAAADDEDGVGNEADEDDDGANSDTSPARVAILESSEAAKQIMKELAEGSSGSVSGSRDYTNSMDGQIMLDDSEEDEDDDDNDDGDEKGFDSAALAALLKAATGASSDGNITVASQDGSRIFTMDRPAGLGSSAPSLRPTAPRQPARSNLFSPSELAVTADPTEEMTEEEKKLHDKVELIRVKFLRLVYKLGATPEETVAAQVLYRLSLAEGIRHGRQTNRAFSLDNARKKALLLEAEGKEDLNFSCNILVLGKTGVGKSATINSIFGEEKSKTDAFGAATTSVREIVGEVDGVKIRIIDTPGLRPNVMDQGSNRKILAAVKKYTKKCPPDIVLYVDRLDSLSRDLNDLPLLKTITAVLGSSIWFNAIVALTHAASAPPEGLNGAPMTYEVLMAQRSHIIQQSIRQAAGDMRLMNPVALVENHPSCRKNREGQKVLPNGQSWRHQMLLLCYSSKILSEANSLLKLQDPNPGKLFGFRFRSPPLPFLLSSLLQSRAHPKLSPDQGGNEGDSDIDLDDYSDIEQDDDEEEYDQLPPFKPLTKAQLARLTKEQKNAYFDEYDYRVKLLQKKQWKDELRRLKEMKKRGKTDLDDYGYANIAGENDQDPPPENVSVPLPDMVLPPSFDCDNPTYRYRFLEPTSTVLARPVLDAHGWDHDCGYDGVSVEETLAILNRFPANVAVQVTKDKKEFSIHLDSSIAAKHGENASSLAGFDIQTVGRQLAYILRGETKIKNIKKNKTTGGFSVTFLGDIVATGLKVEDQLSLGKRLALVASTGAMRAQGDTAYGANLEVRLKDKDYPIGQSLSTLGLSLMKWRRDLALGANLQSQFSIGRGSKMALRLGLNNKLSGQITVRTSTSEQVQIALLGLVPVAASIYRSFRPSEPSFAY; encoded by the exons atggccaccaccaccgACGCCGCCCGAGTCGCGCCCGTGGAGGACGAGAACCccgccccggcggcggcggcggaggaacCCAAGAAAgtcgaggcggcggcggaggaggagcccaAGAAAGTCGTTGCGGatgggggagaggaggaggaggtgagatTGGAGGGGAAAGGTGGGGGCTTTGGGAGTCCGGTGGCCGACAAcggcgaggcggaggcggatGGAGGTGGGGCTGACAGCGGGGAGGTGAAAGAGGTGCAGGTGGATGAGAAAGGTGAGAGCTTGGGCGCTGCGGTGGCCGAGAAGGAGGACGGGGACggggaggccgccgccgccgcctccgtggtggcggagACGCCAGCTCCGGCGGTGGAGTCCAAGCTCGAGAACGGCGAATTGGCCGAAGGGGATGCTTATTCGGTTTCTCCTGATGCGCCGGAAGGTGAGGAGAAGGGTGAATTGAGGGAGGAGCAGGAGGCAGGGGAGCAAGGTGCTttggcggtggaggcggatgaTGCAGACAAGGTGACGGATGATGCCAAATTGGCCGTGGCCGAGGATGAAAAGCCGGAGGGTGAGAAGGGCGAGGAGGTTGGTGCTGGAGGTGGAGATGTTGGTGAATTGGGCAGCGAGAAAGAGGTTGACGAACCAGAGGATAAGGTAGCTCCTGCCGCTGAAGCTAATGGTGAATTGGGTGGCGAGGTTGAGGCGGTTGATGAGACGGTTGCGGTAGGAGGTGAGGAAGCCCCGGAAGAATCGTTGGAGAAGGATGCTGATGTTGAAGACGAGGTTGCAAAGCCTGAGCCAGTGAATGAGGCGAGTCCAGTG GTTATTGATGATGGAAGCGCAGAGAAGCTTGCTCCTGCAAGTGTGGACAGTGGGCTTGAGGGAAGTCCTGAGAAAGGGCAGAATGCTGAGGATAGAAGCTCAGAGACGTTTGCTCTTGCTAATTCAGACACTGTGCTTGAGGGAAGTCCTGCGAAGGGGCAAAATGCTGAGGACCAGGTGGCCACCAGTGAAGCGGTGGAAGATAATGGTGAAAGTGTTGTAGCTGATGACACTGATGATATCTTGTCTCGAGAGTTGGCTCCAGAATCAAGCAAGGAAAATAATGGTGATGAGGAGGCTGAAGGTGGTGCTACAGAGGTTGTTGATCGTGAAGAGGAGGCTGGTGATGATGACATAGTTGAGGCTGCGGCAGATGATGAGGATGGGGTTGGTAACGAGGCTGATGAAGACGATGATGGTGCGAACTCTGACACGAGTCCTGCACGAGTTGCAATTTTAGAGAGCTCTGAAGCTGCGAAGCAGATCATGAAGGAGCTTGCGGAGGGCTCTAGTGGTAGTGTGTCTGGCTCAAGAGACTACACCAATAGCATGGATGGGCAGATTATGCTTGATGATtctgaagaggatgaggatgacgatgataatgatgatgggGATGAGAAGGGGTTCGATTCTGCTGCCCTGGCGGCCCTTCTGAAAGCGGCAACCGGTGCATCCTCAGATGGGAATATCACAGTTGCTTCCCAAGATGGTTCCAGAATATTTACCATGGACCGACCAGCTGGTCTTGGTTCATCAGCCCCTTCTCTGAGGCCGACTGCACCTCGTCAACCTGCCCGATCAAACCTGTTCAGCCCCTCTGAGCTTGCAGTTACTGCTGATCCTACTGAAGAGATGAccgaggaagagaagaagttgCACGACAAGGTTGAGTTGATTCGAGTAAAGTTTCTGCGTCTAGTTTACAAACTGGGAGCTACTCCTGAAGAAACAGTTGCAGCACAAGTGCTGTACCGTCTGAGCCTTGCTGAGGGTATCCGACATGGAAGGCAGACAAATCGAGCTTTCAGCCTTGATAATGCACGGAAGAAGGCCTTGCTACTTGAAGCAGAGGGGAAAGAGGATCTGAACTTTTCATGCAACATACTTGTTTTAGGAAAGACTGGAGTTGGCAAAAGTGCAACGATCAATTCTATTTTTGGTGAAGAGAAGTCCAAAACTGATGCTTTTGGCGCGGCAACCACCAGTGTgcgggagattgttggtgaggTGGATGGTGTCAAGATTAGAATCATTGATACACCAGGCCTTCGACCAAACGTTATGGACCAAGGATCGAATAGGAAGATTCTTGCTGCTGTCAAGAAATATACCAAGAAATGTCCCCCAGATATTGTTCTATATGTGGATCGTCTGGATAGTCTGAGCCGTGATCTCAATGATTTGCCTCTTCTGAAAACCATTACTGCTGTTCTTGGTTCATCCATATGGTTCAACGCAATCGTTGCTCTCACACATGCTGCTTCTGCTCCTCCTGAAGGCCTCAATGGTGCTCCCATGACATATGAGGTCTTAATGGCTCAGAGATCCCACATTATCCAGCAATCCATCAGGCAGGCTGCAGGAGATATGCGCTTGATGAACCCAGTAGCCCTTGTTGAGAACCATCCTTCTTGCCGGAAAAACCGTGAGGGCCAGAAAGTACTTCCAAATGGCCAAAGCTGGAGACATCAGATGCTGCTCTTGTGCTACTCCTCAAAGATATTATCAGAAGCCAACTCACTTTTAAAGCTTCAGGATCCTAATCCTGGAAAGCTTTTTGGGTTCCGTTTCCGCTCCCCGCCGCTTCCCTTCTTGCTGTCTTCCCTCTTGCAGTCAAGAGCCCACCCCAAACTTTCCCCCGATCAGGGTGGCAATGAAGGAGATTCTGATATTGATTTGGATGACTATTCTGATATAGAACAAGATGATGACGAAGAGGAATATGATCAGCTTCCACCATTCAAGCCCTTAACCAAAGCTCAGCTTGCGAGGCTTACAAAAGAGCAGAAGAATGCTTATTTTGATGAGTACGACTATAGGGTCAAGCTTCTCCAGAAGAAACAATGGAAGGATGAGCTCCGCAGGTtaaaggagatgaagaagaggGGCAAAACTGACCTAGATGATTATGGGTATGCTAATATCGCTGGAGAAAATGATCAGGATCCTCCTCCAGAGAATGTATCAGTTCCCTTACCTGATATGGTGCTACCTCCTTCATTTGATTGTGACAATCCCACATACCGGTACCGCTTTTTGGAGCCAACTTCGACTGTCCTGGCAAGGCCTGTTTTAGATGCTCATGGGTGGGATCATGACTGTGGTTATGATGGAGTAAGTGTTGAAGAAACACTCGCTATACTTAACAGGTTCCCAGCTAATGTAGCAGTTCAGGTCACCAAAGACAAGAAGGAATTCAGCATCCATTTGGATTCTTCCATCGCAGCAAAGCATGGGGAGAATGCATCGTCACTTGCTGGTTTTGACATCCAGACTGTTGGGCGGCAGCTTGCGTATATTCTTCGTGGTGAGACCAAaatcaagaatatcaagaagaacaagactACTGGAGGATTCTCAGTGACTTTCTTGGGTGACATTGTGGCAACTGGGCTGAAGGTTGAGGACCAGCTCTCTCTTGGGAAGAGGCTTGCACTAGTTGCGAGCACTGGTGCGATGCGAGCTCAAGGGGACACTGCATATGGAGCTAACTTGGAGGTGCGTCTGAAAGACAAGGACTATCCGATTGGCCAGTCCTTGTCAACCTTGGGTCTTTCTCTGATGAAGTGGCGTCGTGACCTCGCTCTAGGCGCTAACCTGCAGTCCCAGTTCTCCATCGGAAGGGGTTCAAAGATGGCGCTTCGTCTTGGACTGAACAACAAGCTGAGCGGGCAGATCACTGTCAGGACAAGCACATCAGAGCAGGTTCAGATTGCACTTCTGGGTCTTGTGCCAGTTGCAGCCTCCATCTACAGGAGCTTCCGGCCCAGTGAACCATCGTTTGCCTATTAG